The Pedobacter ginsengisoli region TAATTAACCATTCCAGTTTCGTTACTTGGTAAATTTCCGAATCCAATTGTATTAGACATACTCCGTGAATACAATTCATTCTTTATTTCACTGAAATAAGCGTCAAAGTTCAGATCAGCTTTACCTTTAAACAAGCTAAAATCTAAGCCCAAATTATACATTTCCCTTGATTTCGGCTTAAGATCCGGATTGGGTATTGATCCAAAATCAACACCTATACTCTGCTGGTTATTATAATTACTACCAATGTTATATTTACCATAAATGCTCTGTAAGCTTCCTGTTGGGGTGATGTTCTTTCCCCAACTAAGTCTGATTGATCCACTATTTAACCAATCCAGATTAGACATCCAGTTCTCCTTACCAAAATTCCAACGTAAACCAATAGATGGGTTTTTGGAATATGGATTATCTAAGCCACTTGAAGATGTTCCATCAATACGATATGCCAAATCAAGTATGTATTTTCGCATAAAGTCATAGGAAGCTGAAGCCCAAAAAGAAGCTAATTTGGCACGATTATAACTTAAAACACCTCCCCCTCTTGAACTGTAAGCATCAAAGCCCAGAGGTCCTTGAAACTGATCATTAGGGGTACGTGCTTGTCTGATCGCTGAAGTCTGCCCTCGCTGTTCATTAATGTCATTAGCCACCGATACATATAAGCTGTGTTTTTCTTTGAATGTGACATTATAGTTAAGCATATTTCTATTATACAATGAAGTGCTTCTTCCATTAAATCCATATACCTGTGAAAATTGGTTATTGGCTGCCGCGGGGGTAAAGGTATCTTCGATATCAGAAGAGAAACTATAATTTACGGTTGATACAAGCTTCAATCCTGGCAATATGCTGTATTCCGCATCAATGCTGGTCCTGATATTTCGGGTGGCATTGTCATTTAGGGTTTCTAAAGCCGAAACCACTCCTCCAGAAGACTGATAAAATGACGGCCCGGGAAGTAATGACGAAGCCTGAGCATTATCGGCTACTCCGCGCTGAAGAAACCCAAGGCCATCACCCTTTTGCTGCTTACCTATCCCACCAGAAAGAAATGTAGTAAACCTGAAACGATCATTAGGTCTGAGTTCTGCATTCATGTTTAGGGTGTATCTGCTGAATCCAGTGTTCTTTAGAATACCTTTATTGGCAAAGTATCCCATATTTGCTTTGTAATTGAATTTCTCATCACCACCATCAATGGCCAGGTTGTGTGTTTGGTTATAAGTAGTACGGTAGAATATGGATTGCCAGTTTGTTGAATTGTTATAGTAATTATTCAAACTGTCAGACAATAATGGTGTTTTTGAAATTCGAATGATATCATCAAAACTTAAGGCATTGCCATAAATCTGCTGCAGTTTTACTGCCCGTTCGTCATTTCCACCTAACGTTTTTCTTAATGCAGGAGGTGTACTCACAAAAAAGTTATTGGTGTACCTGACACGTGGGATTTTGGAATGGCCTCTTTTAGTGTTAATGATAATTACTCCATAGGCCGCCCTGGAACCATACAAAGCGGTTGCTTGTGCATCACGTAATATTTCAATACTTTCAACATCTTCCTGAGGAATAAGTGACAAGGGACTAATACCAGGCCCTTGAAGGTCAAATCCCATCTCAGAAGCTTTATCCGCATCGATAGGGATCCCATCAATCACATAAAGCGGAGAAGTTGGCTGCAGAAACGTTTCATTATTTGAGTTTGATACTTGTAAAGTAGATAATCCCCGCAGCTGTGTAGTTCCTCTAAATCCAGGAGCTCCAGTATTATTTTGAATATTCAGTCCGGGTACTTTTCCTTGTAAAAGTTGTTCAATATTTGCAACGGGAACATCTTGCAGTTCCTCTGCTTTCACTGTAAAAGAAGAACCTGTGGTGAGCTCCTTAGATCGTGCCACGAAACCTCGCACCACTACCTCATCCATATTTTGAGTTAGTTCCTTAAGTTTTATGCTAAGATTCAATTGCTCAACACTAACTTTTAGTTTTTGGGGACGATACCCAATATATCTAAACTCAACAGTAATTCCTACAGGGAGATCCACGCTGAAATGCCCTTTTCCATCACTAAAGCCAACGGTTTTGGACGGATTTCCTGTTACCAGGGATACTGAGGGAACTGGTTGTTTTGTTCCCTCATCAATTACAATCCCCTTAAGCTTAACGTTCTTAGTTTGTGCTTTAAGGTTTGGGGATATAAGTCCTATACAAACTAATACCCCTAAAATTATTTTTATTTTCATATACATATCAGGTATTAGATTTATTCATCTTCAAATTTTGGATTGTCGTTACGGAATTGAAAAACAATTTCCCAGTCTCCTTCCCTATAAATATTAAAGTCCAGGCCTATCGTTCCTACTTGTCTGGCGCCTCCAAAGCCCAATCTGGAATAACTAAAGTTTACATTAGCTTTTCCCCCACTGGCATATGGAGTAGCGATATTAACTAAGGGGATAGGATAAGCAACATCGTACTGTACATACTCCTTAGTCATTTCACGATTAAATCCGTGTATCAACTGATCCCATTTAGTTTCGTTGAACTTTGCAGGATTAATAGCTACTGCATCTTTATCCAAAAACTTGAAGCGCAGCGAGTGCCCATTACCCCCAGAAAATGGCCTGATGTATACAGCCACATCACCGGATGATAATTCTTTTCTGATACTTTTTCCGATGATATTAGATAAACGCGAAGGACGAATGTAATCCAGTTTATTAAAGGGATCCAGGAAATCAACCGGGTTCTTTGCTATTTTCCCTGTGTAGGGATTAAAGTCTGAAGAAGGCTCATAAGGTCGTTCACGCCATAGTTTAAGCTCTAAATCTTTAACGATCACCTCGCCTCCGACATTAGAAACTTTCACATCAAAATAGCGACGGTTCTGTGGAAAATTAGTGCTATCAGCTTTTCTTGCTTCGACAAGATCATCAGTAGCTGATGACCATAAAATCAACTGACCGGAAGTACGAACCTCAAACAATGGCTTGAGTTCTTTTTTTCTTTTACTATTGATTTCTTCCAGGCTTTTTTCTTTTCCATCATAGGCGGCAGTCCAAACCCATACTTCCTTTGTTTTAAACAGGTCGGTCATTGGTCTACCATCACCAAAACGTGCATTCACGATGCTGAAGGTCAAAGGCTGGGTAGAATTATCTGCATTTAAAGTTCCCATTAATGCTGTCCGGCCCAGTACAGGCTCATAGAATTTTGAACCGTAACTGATATTATTACTGATATATTCCTTTTCGGCAGGCACCTCAAATAACTTTTTGCAACCTGATAAGGATAAAATAAAAGGCACAGCAATTAGCAACCAATTGCCTTTCCTTTTTAAAACACGATGAATATTATGATTGAAACACATTTCTTTAAATTGAATTTTTGATCTGTTTATAGTTTAAAGCCCAGGACATATTCAGCTATTTGTAGCTCTATTCCGCTTCCGTTATTTTCTGTAATGTTCAACCGATAATGCTTATAGGCTTTGGTATTTTCAAACCGGTAAACTTTCTGCAGAAAAAACTCAGGAAAATTCTGATTGCTTTGTTGATCTAGCATTTCCCAATTCAGCATATCCTGTGACCCTTGAAGGTTCCAGGCTTTTGGATTCCTCCCGGGATTATCATTTGCTGAACTCAATGCGTATGCATTACATATGCGAGGAACTGAAAATTCAATATTTGACCAAAAAGGTTTTGTCTGTAAGGCAGTAGGGTTAAAGAATTTCGTGGTTACCGATCCATCCACCATAAAATAAGATTTTTCTGGGTAGGGTTTATCCGGTGCTTCCGCTGAAACAGTTTGCTTACCCCCATACATTTGAATGTAATTTTTAGGAGGAAAAGTTAAGGTGAAACGCTTTACAAAATCTTGAAACCCTGCAATATGATCTTGACTGATGGTATGCACAACACCATTTGTGGTCAGAATATTCGAAGAACTTGTGCTTGTGGTTGCCCAATTGCGTTGGAACTGACTCCATTTGGTATCGCTGTAGTTAATGGTTTTAGGCCCCCCATTCTGAAAACCAGAAGTAGCGGCAGTCGTTAGTCTCGCATTCATTTGGTATCCATACCTTACCCCACTTAAAAGCAATCCATCTTGATTCTGCATAGAATCAGTTGGATATTTACCACGCATAATGTATTGTGTAATAATGGTATCCAACTGGATATAATCCATGTTGGATAAATTTAATGGAGACTTCCCCGCGATTTTCCGGGTATTATTTAGATTATTAACCGCCAAACGAAAACTATTATTAGTAACGGCAAATACAGTGATACTACTATCATTGAGTGTTTGCTTTAGGCCCAAACGATCAATAACCAAAACCATCGAGTCAAATATGCCTTTCTTGCTTTTCAGGTAATCATAAGTATTTACCGGAACCGTCTGACTCAATGCCTCGTGATCGTAAAATCCAGCATCTCTTTGGCAGGCAATGATGCTGATTGCAGTCAATCCAATCAGGAAAAGTTGCTTTCTAAAATGATTAATTCCCATTATTTCCAATATTGATTTTGAGTTAATAATTTATTTTGTTGAAGTAGTTCTTCGGACACAGGCCAGTATATACCTCCTGTTTTGATCAGTTCAGTAAAGACACTATTATTTTGCCTGATCTTATTGTAGCGTACCTGATCAAACCAGTAATGTCCCTCGCCTATCAGTTCCCTTTTTCGTTCCTTAAAAATGGCATCAATCACCAGTCCGTTGGTTACTTCACTATAATTAGGGAGCCCTCTACTTGACCTGATGGTATTTAAATCGTTTATGGCGCCTTGTCGATCACCTAATACGGAACTGGCCTCGGCACGCAGCAGGTAGATATCCTCTAGTCGTGTAAAAAGCGCGATGCTAGAAAAGAAGCTGAATTTAGCATCGGTAGTTGAGGTGGAGGCAGAGCCTGCCATAATCACCTTGATCTTACTAAAGATCGGATACCTGCCATCGAAATTGTAAAAGTAACGGTCGGTTGTTGGCCGGCCAAGCGTATCCAGGCCGAAACGTGTATCCTTCTTTTCATTAAAAGTGTTAAGAATTGAATCCTTCGACATATAGATATCAGGGATTGCTTTATTTACGAATGGAAAGGCCAGTGTAAGTTCTTCTATGTGGCCCGACATTCCACCCTCTCCATGTTCATAAACAGAATTAAAACCCAATAAATGGCCCTGTCTTTTAGATGAAAAAAATCCGTTGGAGCTGGTTAAGCTGTTCACATCAGTAAGGGTAATTTCGGCACTACCAATCTCATTAATTACTTTAGTTGCATTACTGGCCACCTTGATGTAATCGCCTTGCCAGGCAGCAATATGTGCTAAAACTGCATAAGCAGAGATGCGTCGAACCAATGAGCCTGTCCATCGGCCATGGTTTTCACCATAATAAAGCCCCGGTTGTTTGGGATCATTTTCGCCATATTTATTTGGCAATACATTCACTACTCCCAGTATTTCTTTCTCTGCCCAGGCTAATACCTCAGCACCGCTATTTTGTGCTCTGTTTTCGAAACTGCCATCGTGTGATGAAATGATAAGTGGTACATTTCCCCATATGCGCACCATATAGAAATAGGCAAAAGCTCTGAGAACGCGCGCCTGAGCAATATCAATTTCCATATTACTAGCCGTGTAGCGTAAGTCGGCCTTTTTTACATCGCGCACCCTTTCCAGGAAGATATTGGCTGCATTAATTACCGCATACCATCTGCGCCAGTTGGAAAGCTGGTCTAATGTTTTATACGAGGCAGTAAGACGATTATCAATAACTGCCTTGAGGTCTTGTCTGGTGGGACTAACGAATTGCTTTCCTCTAACGTCGCCATAAATCCAGTGGGCATTATTCTCGACCATCGCGGCACGTGTTAATCCATAAATGCCTAATAATGCGGCCCGGGTATCCTCCAGTTTATTCCACATATTGACCTCAGCAACTGCTCTGGTAGATTTAACATCTACGACCTTCTTGCAGCTGCCCATCAGCATTAAAATGATAGCCACACCTATTGCAAGCGCACTTTTAACAGGATTATAGTTCTTATGATTTAAATTTCTTTTCATGATTATAAGTTCATTTTTAATCCAAGGGTATAAGTTCTGGGAATAGGTAATCCATATCCGGTATCATAACCGGTGTAGGGAACCAGTTCTGGATCCCGTCCCTTATATCCAGTTATGGTAAAAAGATTAGTCGCCATAGCATATACATAAAGGCTTTTGATTTTTCCTTTGCCCAGTGCAGATGTGAGATCATAGCCTAATGAAAGTGTCCGCATTTTAACAAAGGATGCATTTTCAAGAAACAAGTTTTGATCAATTCGATACGGAATCACGCTGCTCCAAGGGTTGTAAAGCGGATAATCATTTCTGTCCCCCTTCTTTTCCCAAAATGTGATCTCTTTTACTGACTCTAAAGTTTGCTCTCCGTCCCGATTGATAAAATCCAGAGTGTTGGCCATCTGTTGATTCATCAAACTGCGCCCCAGGTTGAAGTAGAGATTCATATTCAATGACCACTTTCCGTATTTGAAATCATTATTAAGACCACCAACCACTACAGGTTGATTATGACCATATAGTGTCTTATCAGTATTATTTATCTTGTTGTCTCCATTCTGATCTTTCCATTTAGGATCTCCCGCCTGCATTGTGGTTCCTGTATATTGCATAGGCACACCATTTACAGATGGTATTTCGGTAACAGAATTATACACACCTTCATTAGTAAGCAACCAATACCTATCTACAGACTCACCAACCCTTAAAAGACTATTGCCAATTATGATTTCATTTAGTCCACCTGGAAGCGCCAGCAATTTATTGGCATTGTAACTGATGTTAAGGGAAGGTGTCCACGAAAACCCACCACTACCAGATTGAAAAGCGGCATAACTTAATAATAGTTCTGCGCCTTTATTATTCACCGACATGCCTGGTTCAATGGATGTTTTATACCCATATTCAGCATGAGCCGGTATTCCCAATAACTGTTTTTTATCTGTTTTGGTGTATAAGTCTAAACTACCCTGCAATCGATTGTTATTTATACCGAAATCAATTCCAAAATTCAACTGATCAGTGTAAGCCCAGGGTATGCCATAACCTACCCAGCCAAAATTGTAAGGACGTGCAAGTGTTGCAAAGCCATTAAAGCCCGGTATAGTTACATTCCCAGTATATCCGATGTCTGCTGTGTACTGAGGACCTTGTCCAAAATTATCATAAGTGTTTAGTTTACCTAAACGACCAGCGCTCAGCCTCAAGCTTAATGATGAAACATTTTCCGACGCTGATAACAAATCGTTTTTGATGTTCCAACCTGCTGATAACACGGGCGAAAAGAACCATCTGCTGGTAGGCTGGGCATTTGAAGAAGCATCTCCCCTTAACAGTAGCGAAACGCTGTATTTATCACTAAAATCATACGACGTTTTACCATAAACTGAAAACAGGTTATGGCGTGTTTTATCTAAAAACTTAAATAATAGATTGGCGGGAAAAGACGTTGGGTTGAGGTTATTATCAATAAGATTTAGCTTGATAAAATCATTTACCCCTCTATAAGCATAAGCATAGTTGTATTTTGAAAGATCCCATTGGATGGCTTGTCCTCCTACTATTTGCAAATGGTCTGATCCAAAATGCTTGTTATAGGAGATCACATTTTCAAAAATAAGTCTTTGATTATAGCCAAAATAATTTGAGGCATAACTATTTCCTTCCATCAATGGCCTTGCATAAAAGATATCCCTTGTACCCTCGTTATAGTCGACGGATATTCCGGAAGAGATTTTTACATTTTTAAAATTAACAGATATCTTACCGTATCCATCCAGAAGCGTATTGATGTTATCATCATACCCTTTACCAAATTGGGCAAGGTATTGCTGGTATACCTCCTTGTTAGGCGAAAGTGGCATTGCCAATGAGGGAAGATAATTTGTTTGCGCAAATCGATCTCTTAAGCTTCGGTTTCTATCGCGCTGCAAACGATTAGCATTAACCATTAATGAAACATTAAGCCACTTCATGGGTTTCATGTTTACATTAAACATCACATTATATCGATTCAGACTAGTAGAATCGGCGACTCCCTGATTCCGCATATTACCTCCGGAAAACCTAAAATTAGCCCACTCGTTTCCACCGGAAAGATCTGCGGTGATGTTATGAACCAGCGCATTCCGATAATAATCATCTACCCAATTGGATGGGCCATTGTATAAGTTACTCGATGAATCACTCAGGTACTGAGGATAAATATCTTCATCCGAATATCTTCCATTTGAAGTAAATCTGTCATAAAACTGCTTTCTGAATGCATTTTCATAGCCTGAGTTTAAAGTAGTGACCTTTGGACTTGGGGCAAAACCTAAATAACTGTTAAAGCTAACTTGTCTAACAGGGCCCGCTTTTTTAGATGTTAAAACGATGGCACCGTTAGCGGCATTAGGTCCGTAAATGGCTACAGCAGAAAGATCGCGCAGTACTTTGATTTCAGCAATATTGTTCATATCAATATTGCTGAGCAGATTTGTTGCCGTACCTATACGGTTGTAATTGTTTAACTGGATATCGTAAGCAAAAGGATGTTCTCCGATAAGCGGTATTCCATCCAGTACAACAAGCGGCTGTTGTTTCATCACATCAGCCGGAGATAACAAAGGGCAGAAATCCCTCTGATAAACATATTCTGAACAGTTCCAGGCTCCCCGCTAGGTTCCTGAATATTAATCCCTGGTGCCTGCCCCTTAAGATACTGCTGCAGTGAAACAGCAGGGATCTTGGAGAGTTTGGATGGGGATACAGTTGTGCCTGTTTGCGCTATAACTTTTTTCCTCGCACTATTCTTTGAGGTATCAGTTACAGATTCCTTCAAGGGACTTCTATCCGGATTTTGCGCATACACATGAGAAAAACTAGCGCATAGCGATACACATAACAATAGTTGTAATTTAATATACATAGTATTGAATTAATAGAATTAGTCTGTTGAATTTTGATGAATACTTAGCTGACTTTGGAAGTCCCTATCTCTAGACTTGAGAATGAGTGTAAAAATTTGTTCATGGTTTGTTTGTTTTTTGGTTTGTTTTTTGGTTTGTTTTTTTTTGGTTTGGCCGGTTGGTTTATATGAGTTTTAACTCTTGCACTTTCTTATGGATTAAGAGATGCATACATACAAATTGCAGCAGTCAAGCTCAAGATTTTTCATGCAGATGCCATTGAAAATCTTGCATACTATCTTGCTGACGAACCACCGCTTTCGTCGACACCTGTATCAGCACAGGAAATTGTTGTTATTGTCCGCAATAGCGAACAAGGCAATAATGAGCGTATCTTTTATCAATTGTTAAAGGGTTAAATGTTTTACTAAAACTAAGATAACCCTTTAAAACTAGCTAGAGAACCAAGAACTTAGCGATTAAGGAAATGGCATACACGAGTCAGAATTCAGATGTTCTCCTCTTGAATATTTGTCCTTCATTTTTGTTCTTTACTTATTTATTTAATGAATTCACTAAAGTTTTCAAGTAATTTTTCAGATCATGGTAATTACGAATTATCATATTTCAAAATTTGCAGAAATTAAGGAAAGAAGTTCTGAAATAGTAGTTGTAAATGGAATACGTTGACTACTTGCTAATTCTATAAACTTATTTTTTTTATCAATTATTTTAATAAAATCTTTATTTATCAAATACGATTGATTTACCCGAATAAATAATAAAGGGTTTAATTCCTGAGAGATTTTTTTCAAGGATTTGCAAACCACTAGTTCTTCGCCATTATTTAGAAAGATACTTGTATAACAATTATCAGATTTACAGTAAAGAATATCTGAACAAGAAACTAACCTGAGTGATTCTTGAGAAGAAACCATTAATTTTTTCATGAGATGCTGATTGATTATATAGGAGATAATTTGACTATTATATTGACGCACATTGATCTATAGCAGCATGAACCTACTCCGAATTTTTAGCAACAAGGTGCATAAATATTGGATGGGCTGATGTCTACGGCGCTATGGTGCGATACATTTTTCTTATCGCAAGCCGACGACTTCCCCTGTCTTCATTGTTAACCAGTAACTCACTAGTCCTTAACGAGCTCAATATTTCACCTGCATGAAGCTCAATACCAGGTGCCTTGTCAGGATAAATTTCAAACAGCACAGGGGCTGTAAACGATAATGTACTTGCGAGGTATAAGTAGAATCCGGCTTCCAATATGTGGTTTGGTCACTATTGCCATAATTCACTACACACCAATTTTACTTCTTCGTGGAATGACCTTAACAATTGTCTTCCTATACTTAAGTTGGTGTAATCTATACAAGCCAGATTTGGTGCAATTTTGATAAACACTTAGCTGACTTTGGAAGTCTCTATGTCTGGACTTGAGAATGAGTGTAAAAATTTATTCATAGTTTGTTTTTTGGTTTGTTTTTTTTTGCCGCTTGGCTTCTATTACTTTTAACTCTTGCACTTTTCTTATGGATTAGGAGATGCATACAGATTGTAGCAGTCAAGCTCAAGATTTTCCATGCAGATGCCATTGAAAATCTTGCATACTATCTTGCTGATGAACCACCGCTTTGGTCGACTCCCGTGTCAGCACAGAAAACTGTGCTTTCTGTCCACGATAGGGAACAAGGCAATAATGAGCGTATTTTTTATCAATTGTTAAAGGGTTAAGTGTTTTACTAAAACTAAGATAGCCCTTTAAAATCAGCTAGAGAACCATGTACTTAAAGATTAAGGAAATGGTACATTTGGGTAAGAATTTAGAGGTTCTTTTCTTGAATATTTCCCTTCATTTTTGTTCATTGCTTATTTATTTAATGAATTCACTAAAGTTTTCAAGCAATTTTTCGGATCCTGGTAATTACGCATTATCATATTTCAAAATTTGCAAAAATTAAGGAAAGAAGTTCTGCTATAGTTTTTGTAAATGGAATACGTTGACTACTTACTAATTCTATAAACTTATTTCTTTTATCAATTATTTTAATAAAATCTTTATTTATCAAATACGATTGATTTACCCGAATAAATAATAAAGAATCTAATTCCTGAGAGATTTTCTTCAAGGATTTGCAAACCACTAATTCTTCGCCATTATCCAGAAAGATACTGGTATAACAATTATCAGATTTGCAGAAAATAATATCCGAACAAGAGACTAGCCTGAGTGATTCTTGAGAAGAAATCATTAATTTTTTCATGAGATACTTATTGATTATATGAGAGATGAATTGATTGTTAAATTGGCGATATCAGATAGCAGGCATTTTGGGAATTTACAATGTAAACTCCCTTTTTATACCTGTACTGTTACAATATTCCTTTTACTTCAAAAACAGCTGCATATTTCGAAGGACGATTCGCAGGAACCTTAAATGTCAGCTTTTCATCCGTTTGCTTAAAAGCTACTTTTTTGCCATCCATCATTTTTATCGACCTGATCTTATTAGGCGACTGGTTTGATTTTAAACCTAATGTTGGAAGGCTAATCTCACCTTCAGTTGGATTCAATACAAAAACATACAAAATATTGCCTTTAGTTGTAAATCTGACTTCATCATTTCCATAAAGCGGACTTTTAACTGTACGTTGATTAAATTGCTCAGATTCGTTTTGCTTTTTCAGCGCTTCCAGATCGGCATTGGCAATATTACTGGCACGTTTTAAAATCGAATTCAAATTATCTCCATATACCTTCCAGGGTTTACTTGCATAAATTGCTGCACTGTTTTTATTTACCCAGGCGCCCACTTCATCAAGAATTGCCTTTTCATCAGTAGAAAGGCTTCCATTGGGTAATAGTTCTACATTGAGCAATAAATTCCCATTTTTACTGTTCACATCTGCCATCATTTCAATAATCGTGCGGGCGTTATGAACCATTTCTCTGTCCTTTTTATAGAGCCATCCGCTACTGGTCGTAATGATACCTTGCCAAGGTTTTGGGTTAATATCATTCGAAGTTCCACACTCAATATCTTTTACGATAGCATCATCATCAGCAATTTTACCTGCAACAACCGCCATGATTTTACCATTTTTCTTCAGGCTGTTTTCAAATAAAGTGCGACTAACTTCTTTTCCAGGAGCGCCATAAGGGAAACCGTAGCCGTCATACCAAATCATATCCACATCATATTTGGTCACCAATTCCTTGTGACGCAATACCCATGTTTTTTTCATCTCAGCAATCCATTCAGGAGTCCTTTTGGCAGGTGGTAATCCATACAAATCGGC contains the following coding sequences:
- a CDS encoding LytR/AlgR family response regulator transcription factor produces the protein MKKLMVSSQESLRLVSCSDILYCKSDNCYTSIFLNNGEELVVCKSLKKISQELNPLLFIRVNQSYLINKDFIKIIDKKNKFIELASSQRIPFTTTISELLSLISANFEI
- a CDS encoding LytR/AlgR family response regulator transcription factor, with amino-acid sequence MKKLMISSQESLRLVSCSDIIFCKSDNCYTSIFLDNGEELVVCKSLKKISQELDSLLFIRVNQSYLINKDFIKIIDKRNKFIELVSSQRIPFTKTIAELLSLIFANFEI
- a CDS encoding alpha-L-fucosidase, coding for MKNRHWLFSSAKFKYALYLSLVILCSVSSYAQEKEKNWEELKQGYEFPAWYTEARFGIWLHWGGQSQADNGGGWYARHMYMQDVGGQTFGKDAYANQLKQYGHPSKFGYKEVLQSWKAEKLDPNALMKYFKEMGAKYFMVLAVHHDHFDDFNSTYQKWNSVNVGPKRDIVGDFRQAARKYKMPFAVSSHDDRYLSWWLPAFGSDISGPLKGVPYDGNLTKEDGKGLWWEGLDPADLYGLPPAKRTPEWIAEMKKTWVLRHKELVTKYDVDMIWYDGYGFPYGAPGKEVSRTLFENSLKKNGKIMAVVAGKIADDDAIVKDIECGTSNDINPKPWQGIITTSSGWLYKKDREMVHNARTIIEMMADVNSKNGNLLLNVELLPNGSLSTDEKAILDEVGAWVNKNSAAIYASKPWKVYGDNLNSILKRASNIANADLEALKKQNESEQFNQRTVKSPLYGNDEVRFTTKGNILYVFVLNPTEGEISLPTLGLKSNQSPNKIRSIKMMDGKKVAFKQTDEKLTFKVPANRPSKYAAVFEVKGIL